From one Micromonospora siamensis genomic stretch:
- a CDS encoding M28 family peptidase, protein MVSVQRRLAGAVAGVVAASMALAAPVQADPNNNSAKKLTKAVTVDGVLRHLDALQAIADANGGTRASGTPGYQASVDYVAGKLEGAGYQVTRQAFPFPYYEAHGSSFAQVAPNPTTYTAGVDYSLMTYSGPGDVTGAVVPVDLNLANPAAATSGCTASDFAGLDLTGKVALIQRGGTNCGFGVKATNAKNAGAAAVIIMNQGNGTREANPDRFALFAGTLSAPVGIPAVSVSFDTGAQFAATAGLVVRIVADTESEIRTTWNVVAQSRYGRTDNVVMAGAHLDSVPEGPGYNDNGTGSAALLEVALQMAKVKPNNAVRFAWWGAEERGLLGSNHYVAELTDAQIAQIALYLNFDMVGSPNYVLGVYDGDDSATTGAGPGPEGSAQIESVFERFFAERGLATVPADFTGRSDYGPFIAAGVDIPAGGLFTGAEGVKTAQEAALFGGVAGKSYDPCYHQACDSLTPVADGADADLYAALDAAYDLHGNVNTFALDVNADAIATAIITFAFDTSAINGVRRAPGRSHDAGHSAEAGVDAHSHGELAG, encoded by the coding sequence GTGGTGTCTGTCCAGAGAAGGCTCGCCGGCGCCGTCGCCGGTGTCGTGGCCGCGTCGATGGCCCTCGCGGCCCCCGTCCAGGCCGATCCCAACAACAATTCCGCGAAGAAGCTCACCAAGGCCGTCACGGTGGACGGCGTCCTGCGCCACCTCGACGCGCTCCAGGCCATCGCCGACGCCAACGGCGGCACCCGCGCCTCCGGCACCCCCGGCTACCAGGCCAGCGTCGACTACGTCGCCGGCAAGCTGGAGGGGGCCGGCTACCAGGTCACCCGGCAGGCCTTCCCGTTCCCCTACTACGAGGCGCACGGGTCGTCCTTCGCCCAGGTCGCGCCGAACCCGACCACCTACACGGCGGGCGTCGACTACAGCCTGATGACGTACTCCGGGCCGGGAGACGTCACCGGCGCGGTGGTGCCGGTCGACCTGAACCTCGCCAACCCGGCGGCGGCCACCTCCGGCTGCACGGCCTCCGACTTCGCGGGGTTGGACCTGACCGGCAAGGTCGCCCTCATCCAGCGCGGCGGCACGAACTGCGGCTTCGGGGTGAAGGCCACCAACGCCAAGAACGCCGGCGCGGCGGCGGTGATCATCATGAACCAGGGCAACGGCACCCGGGAGGCCAACCCGGACCGGTTCGCCCTGTTCGCCGGCACGCTCAGCGCCCCGGTCGGCATTCCCGCCGTCTCCGTCTCCTTCGACACCGGCGCGCAGTTCGCGGCCACCGCCGGGCTGGTCGTGCGGATCGTGGCGGACACCGAGTCGGAGATCCGCACCACCTGGAACGTCGTCGCCCAGTCCCGGTACGGCCGCACCGACAACGTGGTGATGGCCGGCGCCCACCTGGACTCGGTGCCGGAGGGCCCCGGCTACAACGACAACGGCACCGGCAGCGCCGCGCTGCTCGAGGTCGCGTTGCAGATGGCCAAGGTCAAGCCGAACAACGCGGTGCGGTTCGCCTGGTGGGGCGCGGAGGAGCGGGGCCTGCTCGGCTCCAACCACTACGTCGCCGAGCTGACCGACGCCCAGATCGCGCAGATCGCGCTCTACCTCAACTTCGACATGGTCGGCTCGCCCAACTACGTGCTGGGCGTCTACGACGGTGACGACTCGGCCACCACCGGCGCCGGTCCCGGCCCGGAAGGCTCGGCGCAGATCGAGTCGGTGTTCGAGCGGTTCTTCGCCGAGCGTGGCCTGGCCACCGTGCCGGCCGACTTTACCGGCCGCTCCGACTACGGGCCGTTCATCGCCGCCGGGGTGGACATCCCGGCCGGTGGCCTGTTCACCGGCGCGGAAGGGGTGAAGACCGCGCAGGAGGCCGCGCTCTTCGGCGGCGTCGCGGGCAAGTCCTACGACCCCTGCTACCACCAGGCCTGCGACAGCCTCACCCCGGTCGCCGACGGGGCCGACGCGGACCTGTACGCGGCCCTCGACGCCGCGTACGACCTGCACGGCAACGTCAACACCTTCGCGCTGGACGTCAACGCGGACGCGATCGCCACCGCGATCATCACGTTCGCGTTCGACACCTCGGCGATCAACGGCGTACGGCGGGCCCCGGGCCGGTCGCACGACGCCGGGCACAGCGCCGAGGCGGGCGTCGACGCGCACTCGCACGGTGAGCTGGCCGGCTGA
- a CDS encoding YchJ family protein, whose amino-acid sequence MARRAARPDVADRPCPCGSGRPYARCCGPLHRGESDAPTAEALMRSRFSAFAVGDADYLLRSWHSTTRPARLRLDRDQRWVRLEVRDTHGGGLFDAEGTVGFRAHYREAGRPGTLEERSRFVREDGRWVYLDALPD is encoded by the coding sequence GTGGCGAGACGTGCAGCCCGGCCGGACGTGGCCGATCGACCCTGCCCCTGCGGCTCCGGCCGGCCGTACGCGCGGTGCTGCGGGCCGCTGCACCGCGGCGAGTCCGACGCCCCGACGGCGGAGGCGCTGATGCGTTCCCGGTTCAGCGCCTTCGCCGTCGGCGACGCCGACTACCTGCTGCGCAGCTGGCACTCCACCACCCGGCCGGCGCGGCTGCGCCTGGACCGGGACCAGCGCTGGGTCCGCCTGGAGGTGCGCGACACCCACGGCGGTGGCCTCTTCGACGCCGAGGGCACCGTCGGGTTCCGCGCCCACTACCGGGAGGCGGGCCGGCCGGGCACCCTGGAGGAGCGCAGCCGCTTCGTCCGGGAGGACGGCCGCTGGGTCTACCTGGACGCCCTGCCCGACTGA
- a CDS encoding ArsR/SmtB family transcription factor has product MDEVFRALADTSRRRLLDSLNVRNGQSLRELCAGLDMTRQSVSKHLAVLEAAGLVTTSRRGREKLHHLNAAPINAIADRWISRYDRERARALADLQTALEARSVSSPRFVYTTYIRTTPQRLWAALTEPAFTRRYWGGVALRSEWTTGSPVLWQDEPDGEFRDLGQRVVVAEPYRRLAYTWHGFQPEHAAHFGWSAEELAARLGERRSTVTFALAPHGDAVRLTVTHDDFSPDSEMYRAISGQLDGSGGWPELLASLKTLLETGEPLPEPAPAATAGA; this is encoded by the coding sequence GTGGACGAGGTGTTCCGGGCGCTGGCCGACACCAGCCGGCGCCGGCTGCTGGACAGCCTCAACGTCCGCAACGGGCAGAGCCTGCGGGAGCTCTGCGCCGGGCTCGACATGACCCGCCAGTCGGTGAGCAAACACCTCGCCGTGCTGGAGGCCGCCGGGCTGGTCACCACCAGCCGGCGCGGCCGGGAGAAGCTGCACCACCTCAACGCCGCCCCGATCAACGCCATCGCCGACCGGTGGATCAGCCGGTACGACCGTGAGCGGGCCCGCGCCCTCGCCGACCTGCAGACCGCATTGGAGGCCCGATCCGTGTCCAGCCCCCGCTTCGTCTACACCACCTACATCCGCACCACACCGCAACGGCTCTGGGCGGCCCTCACCGAGCCGGCCTTCACCCGTCGGTACTGGGGCGGGGTCGCGCTGCGTTCCGAGTGGACCACCGGCTCCCCCGTGCTCTGGCAGGACGAGCCGGACGGCGAGTTCCGCGACCTCGGCCAGCGGGTGGTCGTCGCCGAGCCGTACCGGCGGCTGGCGTACACCTGGCACGGGTTCCAGCCCGAGCACGCCGCCCACTTCGGCTGGTCCGCCGAGGAACTGGCGGCCCGGCTCGGCGAACGCCGCTCCACCGTCACCTTCGCCCTCGCGCCCCACGGGGACGCCGTCCGGCTCACCGTGACCCACGACGACTTCTCCCCGGACAGCGAGATGTACCGGGCGATCAGTGGTCAGCTCGACGGCAGCGGCGGCTGGCCCGAACTGCTGGCCAGCCTCAAGACGCTGCTGGAGACCGGCGAACCGCTGCCCGAGCCGGCGCCCGCCGCCACGGCGGGCGCCTGA
- a CDS encoding class F sortase, whose product MPRSAPVRVTIPAIHVSADVVPVAGDADGRLEVPPLDRPGVTGWYRPGVSPGEAGNAVIVGHVDSLSGPAVFFNLGRLRTGDTIRVDRTDSTTVTFRVDGVGSYPKDSFPTERVYGGGDAPRLRLVTCGGRFDVRRGDYLDNVVVFATRVP is encoded by the coding sequence CTGCCCCGCTCCGCCCCGGTGCGGGTCACCATCCCGGCGATCCACGTGAGCGCCGACGTGGTCCCGGTGGCCGGGGACGCCGACGGGCGGCTGGAGGTGCCGCCACTGGACCGGCCCGGGGTCACCGGCTGGTACCGACCCGGCGTCAGCCCCGGCGAGGCCGGCAACGCGGTGATCGTGGGGCACGTCGACTCGCTGAGCGGCCCGGCGGTCTTCTTCAACCTGGGTCGGTTGCGGACCGGCGACACCATCCGCGTCGACCGGACCGATTCCACGACGGTCACCTTCCGGGTGGACGGGGTGGGGTCGTACCCGAAGGACAGCTTTCCCACCGAGCGGGTCTACGGTGGCGGTGACGCCCCCCGGTTGCGCCTGGTCACCTGCGGGGGCCGGTTCGACGTCCGGCGGGGTGACTACCTGGACAACGTCGTCGTCTTCGCCACCCGCGTGCCCTGA
- a CDS encoding glycoside hydrolase family 6 protein, producing MRSALLTGTLVTVLVGALGCAATPPEAQPPVQRHPFRDAVMAVDPALPALRWQRAHRAGWLDPITQRPQARWVNGPRDLPELDRLLRSADQAGALAVLVVRYLPNRDCEGWGAADGATYDAFLGDLVSRIGDRQTAVILEPGGLDAECFDDERAALLTAAVTRLADAGQYVYLDAGIPYRLDERETAQRLRRAGIDRAEGFAVNVGGRELTQFSHLWGLAVSDLVDGREMVIDTSRNTGPPPAEAQSCNPPKRGLGYPPTTRPELERVAALLWVKHPGESDGDCERGEPAEGQFFPTLAWDAIVRAPWLAPFERLRAASARRPEPPPAPGPDGAALRY from the coding sequence ATGCGTTCGGCTCTCCTCACCGGCACGCTCGTCACGGTGCTCGTCGGCGCGCTCGGTTGCGCGGCCACCCCGCCCGAGGCGCAGCCGCCCGTCCAGCGGCATCCCTTCCGCGACGCCGTCATGGCGGTCGACCCCGCCCTGCCGGCCCTGCGGTGGCAGCGGGCGCACCGCGCCGGTTGGCTCGACCCGATCACCCAGCGACCGCAGGCCCGCTGGGTGAACGGACCACGGGACCTGCCCGAGCTGGACCGGCTGCTCCGCTCGGCCGACCAGGCCGGCGCCCTGGCCGTGCTGGTGGTGCGCTACCTGCCGAACCGGGACTGCGAGGGCTGGGGGGCGGCCGACGGGGCCACCTACGACGCGTTCCTCGGCGACCTGGTCAGCCGGATCGGTGACCGCCAGACGGCGGTGATCCTCGAACCCGGCGGCCTGGACGCGGAGTGCTTCGACGACGAGCGGGCCGCGCTGCTGACCGCCGCGGTGACCCGGCTCGCCGACGCCGGGCAGTACGTCTACCTCGACGCCGGGATCCCCTACCGGCTCGACGAGAGAGAGACCGCGCAGCGGCTGCGCCGGGCCGGCATCGACCGGGCCGAGGGTTTCGCGGTGAACGTGGGCGGCCGGGAGCTGACCCAGTTCAGCCACCTGTGGGGGCTGGCCGTCTCCGACCTGGTCGACGGCCGGGAGATGGTCATCGACACCTCCCGGAACACCGGGCCACCGCCGGCGGAGGCGCAGTCGTGCAACCCGCCGAAGCGGGGGCTGGGTTATCCCCCCACCACCCGGCCCGAGCTGGAGCGGGTCGCGGCGCTGCTGTGGGTGAAGCATCCGGGTGAGTCGGACGGCGACTGCGAGCGCGGCGAGCCGGCGGAGGGGCAGTTCTTCCCCACCCTGGCCTGGGACGCCATCGTCCGCGCACCGTGGCTCGCCCCCTTCGAACGGTTGCGGGCCGCCTCGGCCCGGCGTCCCGAGCCGCCGCCGGCGCCCGGGCCGGACGGCGCGGCGCTGCGCTACTGA
- a CDS encoding Gfo/Idh/MocA family protein, with translation MGDAPLRVGLLGYGVAGRVFHAPLIAATSGLRLDAVVTANPERREQARREHPQARLVDDADDLWAQADTLDLVVVATPNDQHVPQARAALAAGLPVVVDKPLAATADQGADLAAEADRRGVPLTVFQNRRWDGDFLTARRLVAGGELGRVARFESRFERWRPAIKPGWRESGSPEQAGGVLYDLGAHLIDQAVQLFGPVRRIYAEVDRRRPDARVDDDAFVALTHTGGVRSHLWMSAVAAQLGPRLRILGDRAAWTTYGLDPQEAALRDGGRADAPGWGEVSPDRYGRLGADDDLRPVPTEPGRYQDFYAQVATALRSGAPMPVDPRDAVATVRLIELAHASAIEGITLPVPPPE, from the coding sequence ATGGGTGACGCGCCACTGCGGGTGGGCTTGCTGGGGTACGGGGTGGCCGGCCGGGTGTTCCACGCCCCGCTGATCGCCGCCACCTCCGGGCTGCGGCTGGACGCCGTGGTCACCGCCAACCCGGAACGGCGCGAGCAGGCCCGCCGGGAGCACCCGCAGGCCCGGCTGGTCGACGACGCCGACGACCTCTGGGCGCAGGCCGACACGCTGGACCTGGTGGTGGTGGCGACACCGAACGACCAGCACGTGCCGCAGGCCCGGGCGGCGCTGGCGGCCGGCCTGCCGGTCGTGGTGGACAAGCCGCTCGCCGCCACCGCCGACCAGGGCGCCGACCTGGCCGCCGAGGCCGACCGGCGGGGAGTGCCGCTGACGGTGTTCCAGAACCGCCGCTGGGACGGCGACTTCCTGACCGCCCGTCGGCTGGTCGCCGGGGGCGAGCTGGGCCGGGTGGCCCGCTTCGAGTCCCGCTTCGAGCGCTGGCGGCCGGCGATCAAGCCGGGGTGGCGGGAGAGCGGCAGCCCCGAGCAGGCCGGTGGCGTCCTCTACGACCTCGGCGCCCACCTGATCGACCAGGCGGTGCAGCTCTTCGGCCCGGTGCGGCGGATCTACGCGGAGGTGGACCGGCGGCGGCCCGACGCCCGGGTCGACGACGACGCGTTCGTGGCGCTCACCCACACCGGTGGGGTCCGTTCCCACCTGTGGATGAGCGCGGTCGCCGCGCAGCTCGGGCCGCGGCTGCGCATCCTCGGTGACCGGGCCGCCTGGACGACGTACGGGCTGGACCCGCAGGAGGCGGCGCTGCGCGACGGCGGGCGGGCCGACGCGCCCGGCTGGGGCGAGGTCTCCCCCGACCGGTACGGCCGGCTCGGCGCCGACGACGACCTGCGCCCGGTGCCCACCGAGCCGGGCCGCTACCAGGACTTCTACGCCCAGGTGGCGACCGCGTTGCGCAGCGGCGCCCCGATGCCGGTGGACCCGCGGGACGCGGTGGCCACCGTGCGGCTGATCGAACTCGCGCACGCCTCCGCCATCGAGGGGATCACCCTGCCGGTCCCGCCGCCGGAGTGA
- a CDS encoding lycopene cyclase family protein, with product MTAAPPHFDLALVGGGGAGSLVLAALDRHDLRGLRIAVLDPVRKSGQDRTWAFWGRPGTDLDPMLSASWSRVDVVTAAGRQVLPLAPLRYAMLRSAPVYARAAEAAERLGATRFDAAVGGLADDGSGVTVRDTDGRALLRAGWVLDSRPRPPVRPGLTSWLQHFRGWWVESDRPLFDPDRAVLMDFRTPQPARGVSFGYVLPVSDRYALVEYTEFSPALLDDAGYDAGLRGYLALLGLDPAQLRVREVEDGVIPMTDAPFPRRPSPRVVRLGTAGGATRPSTGFTFSAMHRQAGEVAAALAAGRPPVPRPAYPGRHRWMDAVALRALDRGRVGGPEFFQRLFDRNPAERVLRFLDGATSPAEDLAVMRSSPLLPMTSAVAGDAAGRLRARLRRDPTPRPRAGSPAEGQPRS from the coding sequence GTGACCGCAGCGCCGCCGCACTTCGACCTGGCCCTCGTCGGGGGTGGGGGAGCGGGTTCGCTCGTCCTCGCCGCCCTGGACCGCCACGACCTGCGTGGCCTGCGGATCGCCGTGCTGGATCCGGTGCGCAAGAGCGGCCAGGACCGCACCTGGGCGTTCTGGGGCCGGCCCGGCACCGACCTCGACCCGATGCTGAGCGCCAGCTGGTCGCGGGTCGACGTGGTCACCGCGGCCGGCCGGCAGGTGCTGCCGCTGGCCCCGCTGCGGTACGCGATGCTGCGCTCCGCCCCGGTCTACGCGCGGGCCGCGGAGGCCGCCGAGCGGCTGGGCGCGACCCGGTTCGACGCCGCCGTCGGCGGGCTGGCCGACGACGGGTCGGGGGTGACCGTGCGGGACACCGACGGGCGGGCGCTGCTGCGCGCCGGTTGGGTGCTGGACTCCCGTCCCCGGCCGCCGGTACGCCCCGGCCTGACCAGCTGGTTGCAGCACTTCCGGGGCTGGTGGGTGGAGAGTGACCGGCCGCTGTTCGACCCGGACCGGGCGGTCCTGATGGACTTCCGCACCCCGCAGCCGGCCCGGGGGGTGTCCTTCGGCTACGTGCTGCCGGTCAGCGACCGGTACGCGCTGGTGGAGTACACCGAGTTCTCGCCCGCCCTGCTCGACGACGCCGGGTACGACGCCGGCCTGCGCGGCTACCTGGCCCTGCTCGGCCTGGATCCGGCGCAGCTGCGGGTGCGGGAGGTGGAGGACGGGGTGATCCCGATGACCGACGCGCCGTTCCCGCGCCGGCCGTCGCCGCGGGTGGTCCGCCTCGGCACCGCCGGCGGGGCGACCCGACCGTCGACCGGGTTCACCTTCTCGGCCATGCACCGGCAGGCCGGGGAGGTGGCCGCCGCCCTGGCGGCGGGGCGGCCGCCGGTGCCCCGGCCGGCGTACCCGGGGCGGCACCGGTGGATGGACGCGGTGGCCTTGCGGGCGCTGGACCGGGGTCGGGTGGGCGGGCCGGAGTTCTTCCAGCGCCTGTTCGACCGCAACCCCGCCGAGCGGGTGCTGCGGTTCCTCGACGGCGCGACCAGCCCGGCGGAGGACCTGGCGGTGATGCGGTCCAGCCCGTTGCTGCCGATGACGTCGGCGGTGGCCGGGGACGCAGCCGGCCGGCTGCGCGCCCGGCTGCGCCGCGACCCGACCCCCCGTCCGCGTGCCGGGTCGCCAGCGGAGGGTCAGCCCCGCTCGTAG
- a CDS encoding dihydrofolate reductase family protein, which produces MRKIVVTNNLTLDGVMQAPGRPDEDLRGGFDRGGWALPYQDPVLGRKMGEGMAGTDALLLGRRTYTDFAGYWPQQTGNPFTPVLDKLDKYVVSTTLTAPLPWQNSILIGGDPVAEVTRLKQRPGGDIAVLGSGELVRTLHRHGLVDTWVLLVHPLLLGRGRRLFPDGTTPADLRLTDSVTSTTGVLIATYERG; this is translated from the coding sequence ATGCGAAAGATCGTGGTGACCAACAACCTCACCCTCGACGGGGTGATGCAGGCCCCCGGGCGTCCCGACGAGGACCTCCGCGGCGGCTTCGACCGGGGCGGCTGGGCGCTGCCGTACCAGGACCCGGTGCTGGGCCGGAAGATGGGCGAGGGGATGGCCGGCACGGATGCCCTGCTGCTCGGCCGGCGCACCTACACCGACTTCGCCGGCTACTGGCCCCAGCAGACCGGCAACCCGTTCACCCCCGTCCTCGACAAGCTCGACAAGTACGTCGTCTCCACCACCCTCACCGCCCCGCTGCCCTGGCAGAACTCCATCCTGATCGGCGGCGACCCGGTGGCGGAGGTGACCCGGCTCAAGCAGCGCCCGGGCGGGGACATCGCGGTGCTCGGCAGCGGCGAACTGGTCCGCACCCTGCACCGGCACGGCCTGGTCGACACCTGGGTGCTGCTGGTGCACCCGCTGCTGCTCGGCCGGGGCCGGCGGCTCTTCCCCGACGGCACCACCCCGGCCGACCTGCGGCTGACCGACAGCGTCACCAGCACCACGGGCGTGCTGATCGCCACCTACGAGCGGGGCTGA
- a CDS encoding sensor histidine kinase has translation MCRWPRSLVLPLIDGGIAAVLFALLLVAVTAGGQRPDSPTGVALAVALCAVQAGCLLWIRRHPIPALAVAALAGVGLEALCPQLGWLGQVAVPLSYVARLRPPRVSLPALGVLLAPTPWKLVHGGWRDLLLAVAGLGLGWALGEVQRGRAERWQAHRARAIGRERERISRELHDVVAHHVAVIAVQAAAAEDVLDERPDQARAALGSIQDAARSALTELRAILHALTADAGPDPAVPQPRLTQLDALADAVRAAGLEVTMDRPGGTVGLPGGVELSAYRIVQEALTNAVKHGHATRAEVSVRYDDGVLRVEVVNDGPVAPAPRTAEGHGILGMRERARLLGGTLDAGPLAAGGFRVSAQIPVRVTR, from the coding sequence GTGTGCAGATGGCCGAGGTCCCTGGTGCTCCCGCTGATCGACGGCGGGATCGCCGCCGTGCTGTTCGCCCTGCTGCTGGTCGCCGTGACCGCCGGCGGGCAGCGACCGGACAGCCCGACAGGTGTCGCCCTCGCGGTCGCGCTCTGCGCCGTGCAGGCCGGCTGCCTGCTGTGGATCCGCCGGCACCCGATCCCGGCCCTGGCGGTGGCGGCGCTCGCCGGCGTGGGGCTGGAGGCGCTCTGCCCCCAGCTGGGCTGGCTCGGGCAGGTCGCGGTGCCGTTGAGCTACGTCGCCCGGCTGCGACCGCCGCGGGTTTCGCTACCCGCCCTGGGCGTGCTGCTCGCCCCCACCCCGTGGAAACTGGTCCACGGTGGCTGGCGGGACCTGCTGCTCGCGGTGGCCGGGCTCGGCCTCGGCTGGGCGTTGGGCGAGGTGCAGCGCGGGCGGGCCGAGCGCTGGCAGGCCCACCGGGCCCGCGCGATCGGCCGGGAGCGGGAACGGATCTCCCGGGAACTGCACGACGTGGTGGCCCACCATGTGGCCGTCATCGCGGTGCAGGCGGCCGCCGCCGAGGACGTCCTCGACGAGCGCCCCGACCAGGCCCGGGCCGCCCTCGGGTCGATCCAGGACGCGGCCCGGTCCGCGCTGACCGAACTGCGGGCGATCCTGCACGCCCTGACCGCCGACGCCGGGCCCGACCCGGCCGTCCCACAGCCCCGGCTGACCCAGCTCGACGCGCTCGCCGACGCCGTCCGCGCGGCCGGTCTGGAGGTCACCATGGACCGGCCCGGCGGCACCGTCGGGCTGCCCGGTGGGGTGGAGCTGTCCGCGTACCGGATCGTGCAGGAGGCGCTGACCAACGCCGTGAAACACGGCCACGCCACCCGGGCCGAAGTCAGCGTCCGCTACGACGACGGCGTGCTGCGGGTGGAGGTGGTCAACGACGGCCCGGTGGCGCCCGCCCCGCGTACCGCCGAAGGGCACGGCATCCTCGGCATGCGGGAACGGGCCCGGCTGCTCGGTGGCACCCTCGACGCCGGTCCGCTGGCCGCCGGCGGCTTCCGGGTCAGCGCCCAGATCCCGGTACGGGTGACCCGATGA
- a CDS encoding DUF6069 family protein: MSTVHPVATHPAGVTRPPRRARPLAILAVTCATVAVWAVAVPLAGVDLVARSGGADRSVGPGAVAGTTLLVGLAGWAVLALLERRTRRARSIWTGLALAVLLVSLLPPLVEGVGVAAKLTLVAMHLAAGLLVPALRRTAVR; encoded by the coding sequence ATGAGCACCGTCCACCCTGTCGCCACGCACCCCGCCGGCGTGACCCGCCCGCCGCGGCGGGCCCGTCCGTTGGCGATCCTCGCCGTCACCTGCGCCACCGTCGCGGTCTGGGCGGTGGCCGTCCCTCTCGCCGGCGTGGACCTGGTCGCCCGGTCCGGCGGCGCCGACCGGAGCGTCGGGCCGGGTGCCGTCGCCGGCACCACCCTGCTGGTGGGGCTGGCCGGTTGGGCGGTGCTGGCCCTGCTGGAGCGGCGTACCCGACGCGCCCGGTCGATCTGGACCGGGCTGGCGCTGGCAGTCCTGCTGGTGTCGCTGCTCCCGCCGCTGGTCGAGGGGGTCGGGGTGGCCGCGAAGCTCACCCTGGTGGCGATGCATCTCGCCGCCGGCCTGCTCGTCCCCGCGTTGCGCCGTACGGCGGTCCGCTGA
- a CDS encoding response regulator produces MTVKVVVADDQDLIRAGLRMILEARPDLTVVGEAADGREAVDVVRRTRPDVVLMDIRMPRQDGIAATRELVAAGDPARVVILTTFDLDEYVYAALRAGASGFLLKDTRPGELAEAVRVVARGDALLAPGVTRRLLDRFADRLPGAGTPARRLAALTAREVEILALVAGALSNAEIAARLHLSTATVKTHVSAVLTKLGLRDRVQAVVLAYEVGLVRPAPPVD; encoded by the coding sequence ATGACCGTGAAGGTGGTGGTCGCCGACGACCAGGACCTGATCCGCGCCGGCCTGCGGATGATCCTCGAGGCCCGACCCGACCTGACCGTGGTCGGGGAGGCCGCCGACGGGCGGGAGGCCGTCGACGTGGTGCGGCGGACCCGGCCCGACGTCGTCCTCATGGACATTCGGATGCCCCGGCAGGACGGCATCGCGGCGACCCGCGAACTGGTGGCCGCCGGTGACCCGGCCCGGGTGGTCATCCTGACCACCTTCGACCTCGACGAGTACGTCTACGCCGCGCTGCGCGCCGGGGCGAGCGGCTTCCTGCTCAAGGACACCCGTCCCGGCGAACTCGCCGAGGCGGTCCGGGTGGTGGCCCGCGGCGACGCCCTGCTCGCCCCGGGCGTCACCCGCCGGCTGCTGGACCGGTTCGCCGACCGGCTGCCCGGCGCGGGTACGCCCGCCCGCCGGCTGGCCGCCCTGACCGCCCGGGAGGTGGAGATCCTCGCCCTGGTCGCCGGAGCGTTGTCCAACGCCGAGATCGCCGCCCGGCTGCACCTGAGCACCGCCACGGTGAAGACCCACGTCTCCGCCGTGCTGACCAAGCTGGGCCTGCGGGACCGGGTCCAGGCCGTCGTCCTCGCCTACGAGGTGGGCCTGGTCCGCCCGGCCCCGCCGGTCGACTGA
- a CDS encoding MFS transporter: MTGERLDGRFARLWTAATMSALGSGLATVAAPLYVASRTDDPLVVSAGAAVSWLPWLLFALPGGVLADRVDRRWLMIGIDWARVAVLGVLAVALLTGRAGIALLYAVLFVVNAGEVVFRVAAQALVPAVVPRSRLERANGWLSGGTQVTQNLVAGPLGGFLFLVAAAVPFAVDAGTYATPADRVAPAPVG; the protein is encoded by the coding sequence GTGACGGGGGAAAGGCTCGACGGGCGCTTCGCCCGACTCTGGACCGCAGCCACCATGTCGGCGCTGGGCAGCGGTCTCGCCACCGTGGCCGCGCCGCTCTACGTGGCGTCCCGGACCGACGACCCGCTGGTCGTCTCGGCCGGCGCGGCGGTCTCCTGGTTGCCGTGGCTGCTCTTCGCGCTGCCCGGTGGGGTGCTGGCCGACCGGGTCGACCGGCGGTGGTTGATGATCGGCATCGACTGGGCCCGGGTGGCGGTGCTCGGTGTGCTCGCCGTCGCGCTGCTCACCGGGCGGGCGGGCATCGCCCTGTTGTACGCGGTGCTGTTCGTGGTCAACGCCGGCGAGGTGGTGTTCCGGGTCGCCGCCCAGGCGTTGGTCCCCGCGGTGGTGCCGCGATCCCGCCTGGAACGGGCCAACGGCTGGCTCAGCGGCGGGACGCAGGTGACGCAGAACCTGGTGGCCGGTCCGCTGGGCGGGTTCCTTTTCCTGGTGGCCGCCGCCGTCCCGTTCGCCGTCGACGCCGGCACGTACGCCACCCCCGCCGACCGGGTCGCCCCGGCGCCGGTCGGCTGA